A genomic region of Desulfosarcina ovata subsp. ovata contains the following coding sequences:
- a CDS encoding ABC transporter substrate-binding protein: MRINGRMIVLLVILIATPICSHAADSKPSQTNLCSIVDSRGVRVTLPPRIDRVVTISDGFIEGVMTVFGVQKRLVGVGSSCLTQKDYRFSFPLEGEQTRDYAQGMHTVTLLNPWIADLPLIAVWNSAPNYEKIASLNPDLAIIRVGSCWHWRDDDQVAKSIRMIESLGIPVVVLKSPNTYDAPDLATLYNEIEILGQLFDREEKASTLVRYLRAQVDTVSRRTGSIPEARRTRVLLLGLSPKSREAGGAGMAVGRGTTDTFLLEHIVRGVNAFQESGNFKVLGTEQILALAPDAILLPTAWGYHPPQELVEAPYYADLRQMTAVKNHRVAALSFTPCNCDKRLKYPIDIMVMAKTAYPDRFFDIDLADWLIDFYRNVYGVNEQTAEKLRAVQWMDWTYR; the protein is encoded by the coding sequence ATGCGCATTAACGGAAGAATGATCGTTTTACTCGTCATCCTGATTGCAACGCCTATCTGCAGCCATGCCGCCGACTCAAAGCCTTCCCAAACCAATTTGTGCAGCATTGTCGACAGCCGGGGAGTTCGCGTAACCCTCCCCCCGCGCATCGATCGGGTGGTCACCATCAGCGACGGATTCATCGAGGGCGTCATGACCGTTTTCGGCGTTCAGAAACGCTTGGTCGGCGTCGGCTCTTCCTGCCTCACCCAAAAAGATTATCGTTTTTCTTTCCCGCTGGAGGGCGAGCAAACCCGGGACTATGCGCAAGGCATGCATACCGTCACCTTGTTGAACCCCTGGATCGCCGATTTGCCCTTGATCGCGGTATGGAACAGCGCACCCAATTATGAAAAGATCGCAAGCCTGAATCCTGACCTTGCGATTATCCGGGTGGGCTCCTGTTGGCATTGGCGGGACGATGACCAGGTCGCCAAATCCATTCGGATGATCGAGTCCCTGGGCATCCCCGTCGTCGTTTTGAAGAGTCCCAACACCTACGACGCACCAGACCTGGCGACCCTATACAACGAGATAGAGATCCTCGGCCAATTGTTCGATAGAGAAGAGAAGGCCTCCACGCTGGTCCGATATCTCCGCGCCCAGGTGGACACCGTTAGCCGGCGAACCGGCAGTATCCCCGAAGCCCGGCGCACCCGGGTGCTGCTGTTAGGGCTTTCCCCCAAGTCGCGGGAAGCTGGTGGGGCCGGTATGGCCGTCGGAAGGGGAACCACCGATACCTTTTTGCTCGAACACATCGTTCGTGGGGTCAACGCCTTCCAGGAAAGCGGTAACTTCAAGGTTTTGGGAACGGAGCAGATCCTGGCCCTTGCGCCCGATGCCATCCTGTTGCCCACCGCCTGGGGCTACCATCCACCCCAGGAATTGGTTGAGGCCCCGTACTATGCCGATCTGCGTCAGATGACGGCGGTCAAGAACCACCGTGTGGCCGCCCTGTCTTTTACTCCCTGCAATTGCGATAAACGCCTGAAGTATCCCATCGACATCATGGTCATGGCCAAGACGGCCTATCCGGACCGGTTCTTCGACATCGACCTGGCCGACTGGCTGATCGACTTCTACCGCAATGTTTACGGTGTGAATGAGCAAACGGCTGAAAAGCTGCGCGCCGTGCAGTGGATGGACTGGACGTACAGATAG
- a CDS encoding type II toxin-antitoxin system HipA family toxin produces MTSSAGKEAFVWIWLPDETEPVVAGRLEADNGNILFNYGKSYLNRIGGGNPAIAIYEPELPLRAGVLPLPEGMTMPGCIRDAAPDAWGRRVIINKKLGVKGAGTDTGELDELTYLLESGSDRIGALDFQRSPTEYVPRTSENVSLEELIESAERVEKGEPLTPELDQALFHGSSIGGARPKALIQDRDKKYVAKFSSSSDLYSVVKAEFITMRLAAMAGLEVAPVKLTRAANKDVLLIERFDRVPKDDGWTRKAMVSALTLLGLDDMMARYASYETLSEIIRHRFTDPRQTLKELFSRLAFNILCGNTDDHARNHAAFWDGKALTLTPAYDICPQGRAGNEASQAMRIAGNNNLSQLKTCLQTAHNFLLSEEEALEIFGNLMAVIQQHWQTVCQKAELSDVDRKLLWRRQFLNPYATEGTL; encoded by the coding sequence ATGACTTCTAGCGCCGGGAAAGAAGCCTTTGTCTGGATCTGGCTGCCGGACGAAACCGAGCCCGTGGTGGCCGGGCGGCTTGAAGCGGATAACGGCAATATTCTGTTCAATTACGGCAAAAGCTACCTGAACCGGATCGGAGGCGGCAATCCCGCGATCGCGATCTATGAACCTGAGTTGCCCTTAAGGGCCGGGGTCTTGCCGTTGCCCGAGGGCATGACCATGCCCGGCTGTATCCGGGATGCCGCGCCCGATGCCTGGGGCAGGCGTGTGATCATCAATAAGAAGCTGGGGGTTAAAGGCGCGGGTACGGACACGGGCGAACTCGATGAGTTGACCTACTTGCTGGAGTCCGGATCGGACCGGATCGGCGCGCTCGATTTTCAGCGATCTCCCACCGAATATGTGCCGCGTACATCTGAAAACGTCAGCCTGGAGGAATTGATCGAATCCGCCGAACGGGTCGAAAAAGGCGAGCCCCTCACACCGGAACTGGATCAGGCGTTATTCCATGGCAGCTCCATCGGCGGTGCGCGGCCCAAAGCCTTGATTCAGGACCGGGACAAAAAATACGTGGCCAAGTTTTCATCCAGCTCCGACTTGTACAGCGTCGTCAAGGCCGAATTCATCACCATGCGTTTGGCCGCAATGGCCGGGCTGGAAGTAGCGCCGGTAAAACTGACCAGGGCGGCAAATAAGGACGTGCTCCTGATCGAGCGTTTCGACCGCGTGCCCAAGGATGACGGGTGGACACGCAAGGCCATGGTCTCGGCCCTGACGCTGCTTGGCCTGGATGACATGATGGCGCGTTATGCCAGCTATGAAACGTTATCTGAAATCATCCGCCACCGGTTTACCGATCCGAGGCAAACGCTGAAGGAGCTGTTCTCCCGGCTCGCTTTTAACATCCTGTGTGGCAATACCGATGACCATGCGCGAAACCATGCGGCCTTTTGGGACGGCAAGGCGCTGACCCTGACGCCTGCCTACGACATCTGCCCTCAGGGCCGCGCCGGCAACGAGGCCTCACAGGCCATGCGCATTGCCGGCAACAACAATCTGAGCCAGCTTAAAACGTGCCTGCAAACCGCACACAACTTCCTTCTTTCCGAAGAAGAAGCCCTCGAAATATTCGGCAACCTGATGGCTGTCATCCAACAGCATTGGCAAACCGTCTGCCAGAAAGCCGAGTTGAGCGACGTTGATCGGAAGCTTCTCTGGAGACGGCAGTTTCTGAACCCCTATGCAACAGAGGGAACCCTTTAA
- a CDS encoding helix-turn-helix domain-containing protein gives MPKSIPRTYSRYSRDAATLLGSLIREARTERKLTAQELADRAGISRSMLQRIEKGNLKCEIGAVFEAAAVLGVRLFDADEATLTKHLRQSNEKLALLPKSVRKKSKAVKDDF, from the coding sequence ATGCCAAAATCCATCCCACGGACGTATTCACGCTATAGCCGCGATGCGGCCACGCTCCTCGGCTCATTGATCCGCGAAGCGCGCACGGAGCGCAAGCTCACCGCCCAGGAATTGGCCGACCGCGCCGGTATTTCCAGGAGCATGCTGCAGCGCATTGAAAAGGGTAACCTCAAATGCGAAATCGGCGCCGTCTTCGAAGCGGCGGCCGTCCTTGGTGTCAGGCTGTTTGATGCCGATGAAGCCACACTGACCAAACATTTGCGTCAAAGCAATGAAAAGCTGGCGCTCCTGCCAAAATCCGTGCGCAAGAAATCCAAGGCGGTGAAAGATGACTTCTAG